One Etheostoma cragini isolate CJK2018 unplaced genomic scaffold, CSU_Ecrag_1.0 ScbMSFa_1231, whole genome shotgun sequence genomic window, TTACACACTGGAGGACACTGAGGACAACAGTTACACACtggaggacacggaggacaATAGTTACACACTGGAGGACACTGAGGACAACAGTTACACACTGGAGGACCACAGAGGACAACAGTTACACACTGGAGGACCACAGAGGACAACAGTTACACACTGGAGGACCACAGTTACACACTGGAGGACACTGAGGACAACAGTTACACACTGAGGACAACAGTTACACACTGAGGACAACAGTTACACACTGGAGGACACTGAGGACAACAGTTACACACTGGAGGACCACAGTTACGCACTGGAGGACACTGAGGACAACAGTTACACACTGGAGGACACTGAGGACAACAGTTACACACTGGAGGACAACAGTTACACACTGAGGACAACAGTTACACACTGGAGGACACTGAGGACAACAGTTACACACtggaggacacggaggacaATAGTTACACactggaggacacagaggacataAGTTACATACTGGAAGACAACAGTCATACACCTCAAAAAGGGACAGACGAGGGGGaagaaaagtgacagaaactaactttttgtttaaaaaatttgaCTTCCTGTGTCCCCTGTGTGCCCGTCTGTGTCGCTGCATGTCCCTGCGTATCCCTGTGTGTCCCTGCATGTCAACGTGTCCCATGTATTCCTGCCTGTGTCCCTTTATGTGGTTGTGTGTCCACCCATGTATcccagtgtgtgtgtccctgtgtccctaCCCGACAGGTTGATGTCCACCAGCGAGTCCCTGGTGGTTGTCCCGGCGGCCGTCAGCAGGTTGACCGACTGGTCGTTGATGTGGTTGCAGTAGCTCAGGTCCAGCGAGGACAGAGACGCCATCTGGCGGCAGATGAGACGCAGGGACGCGTCCGTGATGTCCAGCCCCGCCAGGCGCAGGTCCCGCACGTTACGCAGCTTGCAGCGGTTGTCCAGCTGGCCTGGGACGCCAAGAAAAGAAGACATTCATCGATC contains:
- the LOC117939830 gene encoding lysine-specific demethylase 2B-like, which codes for LVSICPAGLRVLRLSGCSWAAVSALCTSSCPLLRSLDVQWVEGLKDAQMRDLLSPPTDNRPGQLDNRCKLRNVRDLRLAGLDITDASLRLICRQMASLSSLDLSYCNHINDQSVNLLTAAGTTTRDSLVDINLSVCNCGPPVCNCCPLWSSSV